A single genomic interval of Rhizobium leguminosarum bv. trifolii WSM1325 harbors:
- a CDS encoding YbaK/prolyl-tRNA synthetase associated region (PFAM: YbaK/prolyl-tRNA synthetase associated region~KEGG: rec:RHECIAT_CH0004263 hypothetical protein) has translation MSENAPKTREELFAFLDGLGIAHKTVDHAPVFTVAESVSLRDEIPGGHTKNLFVKDKKDRYFLLTVEENAAVDLKQVHNAIGGSGRVSFGRPEKLMEYLGVAPGSVTAFGAINDTAENVTFVLDAELMAYEIVNCHPLSNDATTSIASSDLIRFMEATGHKPLVLKVTS, from the coding sequence ATGTCCGAAAATGCCCCGAAGACAAGAGAAGAATTGTTTGCCTTTCTCGACGGGCTCGGGATCGCCCATAAGACGGTCGATCATGCGCCTGTTTTCACCGTGGCGGAATCGGTGTCGCTGCGCGATGAAATCCCCGGTGGCCACACCAAGAACCTGTTCGTCAAAGACAAGAAGGACAGGTATTTTCTGCTGACCGTGGAGGAAAATGCTGCCGTCGACCTCAAGCAGGTGCATAATGCGATCGGCGGGTCGGGCCGGGTTTCCTTTGGCAGACCGGAGAAGCTGATGGAGTATCTCGGCGTCGCTCCGGGTTCGGTGACGGCCTTCGGCGCGATCAACGATACCGCTGAGAATGTCACCTTCGTGCTCGATGCCGAGCTGATGGCGTACGAGATCGTCAACTGCCATCCGCTATCCAATGATGCGACGACCTCGATTGCGAGCAGCGATCTTATCCGTTTCATGGAAGCGACGGGACATAAGCCACTTGTCTTGAAAGTGACGTCCTGA